The Candidatus Brocadia sp. genome contains the following window.
TGCATTAATTCATTGATAATCTGTTCTAACTCATCGTTAGTTAAAATTGCCGCATCCTTCCCAATTATAGTATGAAGTTTTAAGAAGTCATTGGAATTCAATGCGCATACAAAATACTCCTGACTACATCTTGCTATCGCCTCATTAATTACGTCAAAGTTGAACTGTGATTCAGACGAAAAAACACCAGCCAGCATACAATGTGGCGAAAGAAGCTGTACTGTAAGTTGGGTGAAGCAAAGCACAACCAACACAATCATTGTGCCAATGAGTTCACTCCGTTTAACCCATCCTTACCTAAACGAAAGGGACAGAAACAGAGATATGTCAAATCTTAATCACTACGCCAGTCCCTTACTCTACCAGCATCTTCGCTTTTTGATCATATCGTTAATCCTGTCCACTGATTCATAGTGTTAAAACGGAGATAAACTTCTTGTTGGGTTGGTACAAGAAACCCGTTCCATGAACCATTGACACTAAATATATTGATATTCCCATGCTCCGCTTTGACACCAAAATCCACAAAGTGAGCTGACTGATCGAAAATCAATATTACATTTTCGTTTGCTCTAACGACAAAGCCTATTTGCTCTAAGTCTTTGGTATATACGTAAGGACCACCATAAAATTTGTTTCTTCTTGGGTCAATCATCATATTACGATTCGGATCGATCATCATGTTCCTTCTTGGGTCGATAAGATAATTTCTGTTTGGGTCATAAGTATAGTTTGTTCGTGGATTTTTGATCGCAAAGAAAGACTTGTACTGCATAGCCTTGGTTGTCTCTATAGCTATGTCCAGGAAAAGCAGATAGTCGCCGTTGTTATCCGTTCCAAAGCTCAGATAAATTCTGTAATTATGAGACTTAATGGTATATATATTTTGGCCAAGCAATCGTACCTGAAAGGGCGCTGTAGCGCCAAGTAGAGAATCCTTATCATTGTTTTTAATAAAGTTGACAATGGCCGATATTATTACTAGCCCTTGAGGATCTATTGATGCCAATTTGCTGTTGAATTCTGGTGTTACATGATATCTCATTTTAGTATTTTCTCGAACTCTTTCATTGCCGTCACCCATTCACCGCCTTGGCCATTGCGAATTAACTCTTTGTAACGCTCTGCTGCTTCAGGGAGACATTTACTTCTCATATATGCCAGACAATAATCATCATCCAAGAACTTCTCAATATTTTTTTCATATAAATAAAGAGCTCGATAGTAAAGATAGACAGCGGCACTTATTAACAACAAAACGTAAAAGCTTTTGATTTTATAAAATAACATTCAATTCAATCCTGTCGTCGTTGTTATTTCTAACACGAATGTACTAGATAAGACTCCTGTAATAATTGGAATTACCGCAGAAAAGAATGTCTTCCATCCAGCAGATCCAAGAATCGTAGTGCGTATGGAGGAAATATACTTGCTCATTAAGTCTTTAATGCTTTCTTATATAACGTTGTTTACATCTAACGGCGGAATTGAGCGGCAACCGCAGACGGCGCGCAATGGGCGAACGTAGTCGTTCGCCTGATTCGCGCCGGCAAGGCGTCAGCCCCGAAGGGGTTGTCCGCTCGAATGACTTGTTCGCGACGCCTGCGGCGCGGCAAGTCGTTCGAGCATCGCTCAATTCCGCCGTTCGCGCCGCGTTAGCGGCGCGAACGGTTTAAATCAGCAGCGGCGTTTTTTGCCGTCCGCTGGATTTGATTGTTATACGGTTTTTTTTAATTTAAGTATTTTGGCTTGTGATGATTCCAATATTGAATCGCGAAGAAAAGAACTTGCCTCTAATATTTCTATGCCAATTAATTCACCGCTTTCATTCAACTCAGCCGTAATATTTGGGCTTAACTCAATGCTATCTGCTTCTTTTTCCTCAGAGATAACTATATGCAGAATATCTTCATCTTTAAAATATGCCATCTTTGTTTTATCCATATATGAATCTCCCTGTTTTAAGTCGGAAATTAATTTGTTGACGCGTAGTAGCATGAATTGAGACAGGTATTATTTCACTTCCACGTTTCTCATATAGAATTATAACCAGTCTATCATCATGTTTACCTACTGCAATTAAACGTTGGGTTGCAGTATCGAAGTATATTTCTCCCGAATACCGTAATATATTTTCAACCTTTGGAAGTTCAAATCCTCTTAATTCTGCTCTATACCTCATATAGTCAGTCCATACAATCTTTGACTCTTCAGGGGTTCTCACATCCCCTCCAATGTTTTATATTTAATTATACCGTATAACGGAGCGCAGTTGGCTCTGCTCCGTTCCGTTAAGTGACTGCTTTTCATTCTTGTGGCTTTATTGTAGCTGGTCCCCAAATTGATGCACACAGTTCATACAGACTTGTACCGTTGAGAATAGTGTTCTTTGGTGAAGCAAATATGTGCCAACTCATCCCATTGCCCACTTTCCGCCGGGTGTAGAAGTGAAGCGAACACGATATGAATCCGCCAACACCATGTTGTGGATGCCCGAAAGAGAAGTGTGAAATGAATCTGTCTTCCCAGTAAATGTCGGCATGAGTAGTCATTAAGTGCTTCTCAATGTAGTTCGTTTTCGATGTGTCTATACGTGAAAGAATCCACCACCCTGGGTTGTACTTCTGTAGAACGTGCCCTTCAGTATGCAACCAATAGATGGATTTTACTATCTTGGTAAGGGTATGGTGTGTTGGAAGGGTATGAGTGTCCATTGCAACTCTTCCGGTCTTGGGATCAGTGTCGATGTAATTACGCAACAGTTCCCGACGATGCTCGGCCTTCTCTGGATCCACTAAGTGCCCTCGCGTTTGATTATACAGTGCCAGCAGGTCAGGATCAGACGGCTCTTGGTTATTGATAATAGATTCCTGAGTAAGTCCCATTGACAATTGGACACTGAACAAGAAGTCCTCATCCGATGAAGTCCGGTTGCAGGGAGTGCACACTGGAAATGTGAAGAATTCTGTCTTGGGGTTCCTCAAGCTCACAGGGAACAGTACTTTGGGAGGTAAGTGGTCCTTTTCGTTCACAACGCCTTCACCACAGACTATACACGGACCATTATTCTTGCTCCAGCGACGAAGCAATTGTTGATGCTTTCTCTTTAGCACACGGTATTTTTCATCCTGCTGCATAGTCACACTAACTGCTTCCATTGTGGTTTCTTACACCTAACGGAACGGCTAACCGGATTAGTACAGCGCGCCAGCGCTGTGCTAAGTCCAGGTTCAGCCGCTTGTTAGGACTTACGGCTCTTCCATGTTAGATACAGCCAACTCAAATAATCAACTCTATTACCTTTGATGATAATCACCATTAGCAGGTCACCTTTATCTGTATCAAATACGATGATTGATTCGTCGTTCTTGGTGTTAACTCTTCTTGATATTTCTTCGTTCAAGAGCTTCCTGTAGTCTAACCCGTTCGGATATGCATCTAGAGACCAAGTAACAGCCGTCGAGCTTTCTTCTCGGACTACTTGCACGCGGCCGTTCTTGTACCAGTATTCCAGCGCTGATTTTCCATTAATCTCGGTCACATTGTCAGGACGACCATAGATTCTTACGGCGTCGTCAAACGAATACCCAGTTTCCAATCCGTTAAAAAAGCTCATGTCGACAAGATGAAATAGAGAGCCTTCATTCGGGACCCGGATACGAACTCTAATGCCATCCGTCTTAATCTTCGATATGAATCTATTGGTGGGCACATTCTCCCAACGAGCAGACTCGTAGTACCACCAGCCAATCAGCCCAAGTACACAAATTACTACCGCAGCAAATATCTTGGCTTTTCTGTTCATCCACTTTAGTCCTAACATTAATTTTTATCTTTATTCTATAAATGTCGGCATTTTATGTTATGAGGCAACAGGTGTCAAACAAAAATCGATAGAATCATATTGAAATAGTGAATATAGTTCTATAATATATTGCGTATTTTATTACTGTGTGGAATCTTGATAATTTTTTGATTTTGTTATCTGGCTTTTTCCCTCTCAATCTCTTTCCGTTGATCCACGTACCCATACGGTGAGGCGTCATCATATGCACCCTGCATCACTTCAGAAGGCGTTCAAGGTCGCCATCACAAAGGCAGGGGTTACGGAACAGGCATCCGTACATACGTTACGGCATAGCTTCGCTACGCATCTTCTGGAGAAGGGATATGACATCA
Protein-coding sequences here:
- a CDS encoding DUF2283 domain-containing protein; translated protein: MDKTKMAYFKDEDILHIVISEEKEADSIELSPNITAELNESGELIGIEILEASSFLRDSILESSQAKILKLKKTV